The Antarcticibacterium sp. 1MA-6-2 genome has a window encoding:
- a CDS encoding SRPBCC family protein — MTLIFYIFIAIITFFAFLHAWARKEFDISRTTVINRPKEEVYNLVRQLKKEKQWMPWFFNNFNGILKYRGDDGKLDALLYWKGHKTFYEGTQKIVKLNQGKIIETRFLIVKPFRLVLLEYKGLKEMEDNKTKIVWGVRGGLAFPLSVISLVHPVDKAYGEKLEEGLKNLKTILEAKN, encoded by the coding sequence ATGACCCTCATTTTTTACATTTTCATTGCGATCATTACTTTTTTTGCGTTTCTCCACGCCTGGGCCAGAAAAGAGTTTGATATAAGCAGGACAACTGTAATCAACCGCCCCAAAGAAGAAGTTTATAATCTCGTAAGGCAACTCAAGAAAGAGAAACAATGGATGCCGTGGTTTTTTAATAATTTTAATGGAATTCTTAAGTACCGGGGCGATGACGGGAAGCTTGATGCCCTTCTATATTGGAAAGGACATAAAACTTTTTATGAGGGTACGCAAAAGATCGTAAAGCTCAACCAGGGAAAAATTATTGAAACAAGGTTTTTAATTGTAAAACCCTTTCGATTGGTGCTCCTGGAATACAAGGGTCTAAAGGAGATGGAAGACAACAAAACCAAAATTGTATGGGGTGTAAGGGGAGGACTCGCCTTTCCGCTTTCAGTAATTTCTTTGGTTCATCCTGTAGATAAAGCCTATGGAGAAAAGCTGGAAGAAGGACTAAAAAACCTGAAAACAATTCTTGAGGCTAAAAATTAA